In Rutidosis leptorrhynchoides isolate AG116_Rl617_1_P2 chromosome 2, CSIRO_AGI_Rlap_v1, whole genome shotgun sequence, one genomic interval encodes:
- the LOC139892824 gene encoding probable peroxygenase 3, translating into MGDNSGGNQSLKASADAMLTVAEKAPVTSQRKLRLDLDSKLPKPYLARAVAAPDTDNINGTWGHKHHNMSVLQQHVAFFDQDDNGIIYPWETFKGFRDLGFNVVACVFFTMLVHGAMSYVTSPTWLPSPLFPIYIENIHKAKHGSDSATYDTEGRFVPANLENIFSKYAHTKPDKLNFKELWHMTDASRNACDFFGWTASKMEWGVLYMLAKDSEGFLSKESVRRCFDGSLFEYCAKMQKGAVGKTE; encoded by the exons ATGGGTGACAATTCAGGTGGAAACCAGTCGCTAAAGGCATCCGCCGACGCAATGTTAACCGTCGCTGAAAAGGCTCCTGTTACTTCCCAGAGAAAACTCCGATTGGACCTTGATTCCAAGCTCCCTAAACCAT ATTTGGCTCGAGCCGTGGCTGCACCAGATACAGATAACATAAATGGAACATGGGGACACAAACACCATAACATGTCTGTTCTTCAACAACATGTGGCCTTCTTCGATCAAGACGATAATGGCATCATCTACCCTTGGGAAACCTTTAAAG GATTTCGTGACCTTGGATTTAATGTTGTTGCTTGCGTGTTCTTCACCATGCTTGTACATGGAGCTATGAGTTATGTCACTTCACCT ACGTGGTTACCATCTCCTTTATTCCCAATATATATAGAAAACATACACAAAGCCAAGCATGGAAGTGATTCTGCAACTTACGACACCGAAGGAAG GTTTGTTCCTGCAAATCTCGAGAACATATTCAGTAAATATGCTCACACAAAGCCGGATAAACTTAACTTTAAAGAGCTTTGGCATATGACTGATGCGAGTCGCAATGCTTGCGATTTCTTCGGCTG GACTGCAAGCAAGATGGAATGGGGAGTTCTGTATATGCTTGCGAAGGATTCGGAAGGTTTTTTATCGAAAGAATCGGTAAGGCGGTGTTTTGATGGAAGCTTGTTTGAGTATTGTGCAAAGATGCAAAAGGGTGCCGTtggtaaaactgaatga